The Deltaproteobacteria bacterium region CCGCCGAAGAGAGCGAGCACTATGAGAAGCTCCACAAGCGTAAAGCCCCCGGTATCCCATGTGGCGGTCCGTCGCATGGTCTCCACCTCACCTCTCTTCACGGAGATGCAATATGCGTGCCTTCCTGCAAGTACTTGATCTGCAAGGACAAGGGAGGATTGCGAAGGCCCGCCGATCATGAAAAATTTTCATAGTCCGTACATTTTTATCTTGTAGATGAGGGCCCTGAGACTGATGTCAAGCAGGGCGGCGGCCCTTGTCTTGTTGCCACCCGTCTCTTCGAGGGCCTTTTCTATGAGACGGCGCTCGACGGCCGCGTGGGCCTTCTTGATGGAGAGGGAGGGGAAGGAGAACTCCGGCGCCGGCCCGGCGGAGTGCTCTCCACCAAAGGGAAGGAGCGCCGCGGTGATGCGGTCGCCGTCGGCCAGTATGACGGCCCGCTCGACGACGTTTTCGAGCTCGCGCACGTTGCCCGGCCAGGAGTACCTCCTGAGCGCCGCCTCGGCCTCGGCGGTGAAGCCCTCGAGGCGCTTTGAGAATCGCGCCGAGAAACGGGCCAGGAAGTGCCCGGCCAGGGCCGTTATGTCGTCGCCGCGCTCCCTGAGCGGCGGGAGCCTGAGCGGTATGACGTTGAGCCTGTAGTAGAGGTCCCGGCGCAGCCGTCCCGCGGCGACGAGTTCCGAGGGGTCGCGGTTGGTGGCGGCCACGACCCTCACGTCGACGCGAATGACCCTCGTCTCGCCCACGCGCCTGAACTCGCCCTCCTGGAGCACCCGAAGCAGCTTCACCTGCATGGCCGGCTCGAGCTCGCCGACCTCGTCGAGAAAGACGGTGCCGCCGTCGGCCTCCTCGAAGAGGCCCGCCCTTGTGCGCACGGCGTCGGTGAATGCGCCCTTGACGTGACCGAAGAGCTCGCTCTCCATGAGCCCCTGCGGTATGGCTCCGCAGTTTACGGCGATGAAGGGCCCTTCGCGGCGCGCCCCTGAGAAGTGGAGGGCCCTGGCTACGAGCTCCTTGCCCGTGCCGCTCTCGCCGGTTATGAGCACCGTCGAGTCGTAGTCGGCCACCTTGCGCACCGTGTCGAGGACCTCGAGCATGGCCCTGTCGGCGGCGACGATCTCCGAGAGGTCGCAGCCCATGGAGAGCTCGCCCCTCAAGCGCTCGTTCTCGCGGCGCAGCCTTTCGCGCTCCTCGGCCTTCCTTATGGTCAGCGCCACCTCGTCGGGCCGGAAGGGCTTGGATATGTAGTCGTAGGCGCCGAGCCTCATGCACTCGACGGCCGTGTCGATCGTGCCGTAGGCGCTCATCATGACGATCACCGGCCGCCGCCCGCCTCCGGCGGACTTGCCGAACTCCTTGAGAAAGGAGAGCCCGTCGAGTCCCGGCATCCTGATGTCGCAGAGCACGAGGTCGTAGTCGCCCTGTTCCAGGGCCCTTAGCCCCTCGGCTCCGTCGGCCGCGGCCGTCACGTCGTAGCCCTCGCCCTCGAGCATGAGCGAGAGCATGTGGCGCATCGACTCCTCGTCGTCTATGACAAGTATCCTCTTCATGCCTTCGTCGGCGACGCGGCGTCGCCGTCCTCCCCGGTCCGGGCCGGGACCGTGACGGTGAAGGTCGCCCCCCGGCCGGGCCCGCTGCGGACCCCGATCTCGCCGCCGTAGATCTTCACTATCTCGCGGCAGACGAAGAGCCCGAGGCCCGTGCCCCGGCCGGGCTCCTTGGTGGTGTAGAAGGGCTCGAAGACCATCGCCCGCTCTTCGTCGGTCAGGCCGGGGCCGCTGTCGGCCACCTCTATCACCACGGCGGGCCTTGCGCCGGCGTCCTGTCCCCCGGACCCGGAGGCTGGAGGGGGCGGGTCGTCGCGCCTTCGGCGCGGCCCGCCCGCACCGCGCCTGTCCAGAAGCCCCGGCCCGGCGCTCACACGAATAACACCTCCGGCCATGGCGTCGCGGGCGTTGCTCAGGAGGTTTATCACCACCTGGCGCAGTCTGCCGGGGTCCATGCCGGCAGGCGGGGTGCCGGGACGCACCTCGAGCTCCACCTGCGCGGCCGGACCGTCGCCGCAGGAGTTGAAGAGGTCTACGGCCTCTTTCAGGACCTCTTCGACCGGGGCCGTGGCGCAGCCGCCGCCCCGATCTGGCGAGGTGAAGTCGAGGACCTCGCGCACTATGGCGTCCATCCGCATTATCTCGCGCCTTGTCTTCTCGAGGACCTCGGCCTCCTGCGCGCCCTCAAGCCGTCCCCTGGAGAGAAGCGTCACGTAACCGAGAACGGCGCTCAGCGGGTTGCCTATCTCGTGGGCGATGCCCGCGGCGAGTCTCCCCAGGGAAGCGAGCTTCTCGCTCGTTACGAGCCTCTCCCTGGCCTCGACGAGCCTGCGGTTGACGCTCTCCAGGCTCCTTATCTGCTCCTCCACGCTCTCGGCCATGGTGTTGAAGGAGCGGGCGAGACTGCCGATCTCGTCGTAGCCCTCGACGGCGGCCCGCACGCCGAGCTCGCCGGCGGCGATCCTCGAGGCCGCGGCCTCGAGCCTCCTGACCGGACCGATCACCGCCCTGTAGACGAGGTAGATTCCTATGGCGACGATAAAAAACGTATCCACGACGGCGAAGAAGACCACGAGACTCCGCACGGCCGACAGCTGCTCGGCGATGTCGTCGAGCGGCACGGTGAAGACGAGACTCCGCGCGCCCGGCAGCCTCGCCTCGACGACGAGGTCCGCCGACCCCATGGTGAAACGTCCGGCTCCCACGAGCCTTACCTTCACCCCGTCGGCGTAAAGGACGGTGCGCCCCTCGCGCCCGGCGCTCTCCGGCCGCTCTCCCGTGAGCACTTCGCCGCCGGCACCGGTGACGGCGTACCCCCTTATCCTCCCCCCGGCCCTGGCGCGCGATAGAAGCGCCTCCCCGCCCCCGCCGCCGCCTTCGGCGGCGGCCCTCACCATCTCGGCCACCAGCGCCGCCTCGCCGGCCTTGAGCGCCACGGCCCGCTCCTCCATTATCTTGAGACACACCACCCCCATGAGGGCTATGGCCGCCACGGCGACGATCACAATGGAGGTCACCAGCCGCCCGCCTATGCCCCATATCCTCGTCACCCCGGCCACACGGCCCCCACGTAGAGGTCCACGACGAGGTCGCCGAAAAAGATGTAGAACACCGCACCGAGCGAGAGGAAAGGCCCGAAGGGCACGGCGAACTTGCCGTCCTTGCCCAGCAGGGCCATGAGGACGACGCCGAGCAGCGCCCCGGCAAGCGAGCCCGCAAAGAGCGCCACCACCGCCCCCCTCCACCCCGTAAAGGCCCCTATCATGGCCAGAAGCTTCACGTCGCCGCCGCCCATGCCCTCGTAGCCTGTGGCCCAGTAGTAACCGCAGGCAACGGCCAGCAGCACGCCTCCCCCCAGCAGCGCGCCCGCCACGGAGTCGAGCGGACCGGGACCGGAGGCGGTGAAGAAGGACGCGGCCACTCCCGCCACGATGCCCGGCAGGCTTATGACGTCCGGTATTATCTTGAGGCGGAGGTCGATGAACGTAACGACGATGAGCGAGGAGACGAAGGCGAAGTAGACGAGAAAGTCCGCGCCCGGGCCGAAGCGGACCATGAGGGCCGCGGCGAAGAAGGCCGTGAGGGCCTCTACGAGCGGGTAGAGCGGCGAGATGGACGAGCCGCAACTGCGGCACCTGCCCCGCAACACGAGATAGCTCACCAGCGGTATGTTGTCGTAAAAGCGGACCGATGCGCCGCAGAAGGGGCACTTCGACGGCGGTGAGACGACCGAGGCCCCCTGCGGAATCCTGTATATGCAGACGTTGAGAAAACTCCCGATAACGGCGCCGAAGAGCGCCGCGAAGAGGAGCCATGAAGGCTCGACCGCCATCCCCACCTCCGCAGCAAAGACCCCCGAAGAGACCCCGCCCTTCACGGGGGGAACAAGGGCCTGCGGCCCTCTCGTAAAAGGCTACATCGACGAGCAGGCCGGCGCCTGCTCAAGGCCTTCCTCCACGGCGGTGGGCGGCAGGGACGGAGAGCCTCTCAGAGCGTTTCGGGGAGGTAGCTCTTCCTCTTGCTCTCCACCAGCTCGACGAGCTCCGAGGCATGTTCGACGGCCTCCCTGGCGTTACGGTCGCCTATGACCTCGGCCGGTATGCCGCCCGGTATGGCGTCGGGGAAGCGGGCCGTCTTGTAGTAGAGGTCGAGAAGGCTCGACGCCGTCACCAGCGGCTTGAACTCTTCCTCGTAGGTAATGGCCCTGTCGACAAGCTCCACGACCGAGCGCGTCTCGCGGGCGTCCTCCTTGTTGTAGAAGAGGAAGGCCCGCAGCGCCTTGGCCGCCGACTGCTGGGCCAGGAAACAGGCCTGCGC contains the following coding sequences:
- a CDS encoding type II secretion system protein, which encodes MIGGPSQSSLVLADQVLAGRHAYCISVKRGEVETMRRTATWDTGGFTLVELLIVLALFGG
- a CDS encoding sigma-54-dependent Fis family transcriptional regulator, producing the protein MKRILVIDDEESMRHMLSLMLEGEGYDVTAAADGAEGLRALEQGDYDLVLCDIRMPGLDGLSFLKEFGKSAGGGRRPVIVMMSAYGTIDTAVECMRLGAYDYISKPFRPDEVALTIRKAEERERLRRENERLRGELSMGCDLSEIVAADRAMLEVLDTVRKVADYDSTVLITGESGTGKELVARALHFSGARREGPFIAVNCGAIPQGLMESELFGHVKGAFTDAVRTRAGLFEEADGGTVFLDEVGELEPAMQVKLLRVLQEGEFRRVGETRVIRVDVRVVAATNRDPSELVAAGRLRRDLYYRLNVIPLRLPPLRERGDDITALAGHFLARFSARFSKRLEGFTAEAEAALRRYSWPGNVRELENVVERAVILADGDRITAALLPFGGEHSAGPAPEFSFPSLSIKKAHAAVERRLIEKALEETGGNKTRAAALLDISLRALIYKIKMYGL
- a CDS encoding HAMP domain-containing histidine kinase, whose protein sequence is MTRIWGIGGRLVTSIVIVAVAAIALMGVVCLKIMEERAVALKAGEAALVAEMVRAAAEGGGGGGEALLSRARAGGRIRGYAVTGAGGEVLTGERPESAGREGRTVLYADGVKVRLVGAGRFTMGSADLVVEARLPGARSLVFTVPLDDIAEQLSAVRSLVVFFAVVDTFFIVAIGIYLVYRAVIGPVRRLEAAASRIAAGELGVRAAVEGYDEIGSLARSFNTMAESVEEQIRSLESVNRRLVEARERLVTSEKLASLGRLAAGIAHEIGNPLSAVLGYVTLLSRGRLEGAQEAEVLEKTRREIMRMDAIVREVLDFTSPDRGGGCATAPVEEVLKEAVDLFNSCGDGPAAQVELEVRPGTPPAGMDPGRLRQVVINLLSNARDAMAGGVIRVSAGPGLLDRRGAGGPRRRRDDPPPPASGSGGQDAGARPAVVIEVADSGPGLTDEERAMVFEPFYTTKEPGRGTGLGLFVCREIVKIYGGEIGVRSGPGRGATFTVTVPARTGEDGDAASPTKA
- a CDS encoding prepilin peptidase; amino-acid sequence: MAVEPSWLLFAALFGAVIGSFLNVCIYRIPQGASVVSPPSKCPFCGASVRFYDNIPLVSYLVLRGRCRSCGSSISPLYPLVEALTAFFAAALMVRFGPGADFLVYFAFVSSLIVVTFIDLRLKIIPDVISLPGIVAGVAASFFTASGPGPLDSVAGALLGGGVLLAVACGYYWATGYEGMGGGDVKLLAMIGAFTGWRGAVVALFAGSLAGALLGVVLMALLGKDGKFAVPFGPFLSLGAVFYIFFGDLVVDLYVGAVWPG
- a CDS encoding HEPN domain-containing protein; translation: MEILGKEADRWLRQSEDDLKAARWCEQGGYYAQACFLAQQSAAKALRAFLFYNKEDARETRSVVELVDRAITYEEEFKPLVTASSLLDLYYKTARFPDAIPGGIPAEVIGDRNAREAVEHASELVELVESKRKSYLPETL